One part of the Dyadobacter sp. 676 genome encodes these proteins:
- a CDS encoding TonB-dependent receptor, producing the protein MRYIKSKTIKTLMIFAGLWFAVSVVYAQDLVVSGQVKSGQDNQPLPFVTVVVKGSQQGVNTDADGKFRINVGKESILIFSFVGYRTHEERVGSRTELNVVLEPDQNNLNEVVVVGYGKQERENITSSISKLDSKVLENIPFANAASALQGSIAGLRVQSTSGLPGNAPRIILRGGTSINNPDGSAPLFIIDGVIRANMNDISSEEIESMQVLKDAAATAIYGARASNGVVIITTRSGKAGKVRVSYQYDATISSLAKGYDLLSARDWLYFQRMGTVASSVKNPANLNKLTLPNSSGTGNDLTNNTAYTTQYLTPANEYKLKEGWESMPDPVDPSKTLLFKGTDYQDLLFRTALSQNHHVSVSGGTEKATYSAGLGYMDAEGIAITTKYRRLNFDLNGDLTVSSKLRFYSRLMFSSSGNNQGISDNALFERSIGLAPTAKYAYEDGTLAPGTGQSIGNPVYHLNKIKAKNNRDNLTLAIGSHWDILPGLSFDPQLSLFKSTVEARSFQEAFYNGPGLYVDTRNATGSFDKTEQYQADGVLTYAKTLAGKHNLEVKAGISYFNRNNSGLRATGRKAASDLVPTLNASAEPVAVGGSDSSQVLIGYFSRINYDFDQKYLLSLSARYDGASNLGRNNQWGVFPGVSVGWNLHREEFWKMLPENLLRVKLRASYGVNGNISGLGDFTAQGNYSVGNQYSTNAAVLNTTISNADLKWERSKTFDVGADVGLFGNRVSLLFDYYRRVTDNLLTSLRLPMSTGFSSVLTNLGSLENKGVELELSARVLPSSSAVNWNVSFNAAQTRHKILSLPYNGIENNRIGGVYVWNPATNGYAWMGGLQEGGRIGDMYTYKQLSIYATDEEAAAGPVDNLVTGANKTKYGGDVNWLDADQNKVIDEKDRVYVGNPYPVWTGGFTNSLEYKGISLLLRMDYTTGHTIQNYPRAQMIGQFQGEIGLLSDVKRSWQTPGDITDIPRFYWADQQVQNNLYRGGIGGGNSMYYEKGDYLAVRELTLAYSIPKSILNRAKINGLRLNVTANNLHYFTGYKGLNPEEGGVDRGRYPIPRSIILGLNISL; encoded by the coding sequence ATGCGTTACATTAAAAGCAAAACGATCAAAACACTGATGATTTTCGCGGGCCTGTGGTTTGCGGTTTCGGTGGTGTATGCGCAAGATCTGGTAGTTTCCGGACAGGTGAAGTCCGGGCAGGACAACCAGCCGTTGCCTTTTGTGACTGTCGTGGTAAAAGGCAGCCAGCAGGGAGTGAATACGGACGCCGACGGGAAATTCAGGATCAACGTAGGCAAGGAGAGCATTTTGATCTTTAGTTTCGTAGGCTATCGTACGCATGAAGAACGGGTCGGAAGCAGGACCGAGCTGAATGTGGTCCTCGAACCCGACCAGAACAACCTGAACGAAGTGGTAGTAGTGGGTTACGGGAAGCAGGAACGTGAAAATATTACCTCCTCCATCTCCAAGCTCGACAGCAAGGTTCTTGAAAATATCCCTTTTGCCAATGCGGCTTCGGCCCTTCAGGGGTCTATCGCCGGCCTGCGGGTGCAGAGCACGTCCGGTTTGCCCGGTAATGCACCCCGCATTATCCTGCGGGGAGGGACGTCGATCAACAACCCCGATGGCTCGGCGCCGCTTTTTATTATCGACGGCGTGATCCGTGCCAATATGAATGACATCAGCTCGGAGGAAATCGAGTCGATGCAGGTGTTGAAGGATGCGGCGGCTACGGCCATTTACGGGGCCAGGGCCTCCAATGGGGTGGTGATCATCACGACGCGATCGGGCAAGGCCGGTAAGGTGCGGGTTTCGTATCAGTACGATGCGACGATATCGAGCCTTGCCAAAGGATATGACCTGCTTTCTGCGCGGGATTGGCTTTATTTTCAGCGGATGGGCACGGTGGCTTCTTCGGTTAAGAACCCTGCCAACCTCAACAAACTGACATTGCCCAACAGCTCCGGCACAGGGAATGATCTCACCAATAATACCGCCTACACAACCCAGTATCTGACGCCCGCCAATGAGTATAAGCTCAAAGAAGGATGGGAAAGCATGCCCGATCCGGTCGATCCGAGCAAAACGCTGCTGTTCAAAGGTACCGATTACCAGGACCTTCTTTTCAGGACTGCATTATCGCAAAATCACCATGTTTCGGTGAGCGGTGGGACGGAAAAGGCTACTTACAGCGCGGGGCTCGGCTATATGGATGCCGAGGGGATTGCCATTACCACTAAATACCGGAGGCTGAATTTTGACCTGAATGGTGACCTCACCGTGAGCAGTAAGCTCCGGTTTTACAGCCGGCTGATGTTTTCCAGTTCGGGCAATAACCAGGGTATTTCCGACAATGCGCTGTTCGAGCGCTCCATCGGCCTGGCCCCGACGGCCAAATATGCCTACGAAGACGGGACGCTGGCGCCCGGAACCGGCCAGAGTATCGGAAACCCGGTGTATCACCTCAATAAAATCAAGGCAAAGAACAACCGCGATAACCTGACGCTGGCCATCGGCTCGCACTGGGATATTTTACCGGGACTCTCTTTCGATCCCCAGCTGTCGTTGTTCAAGTCTACGGTAGAGGCGCGGTCGTTCCAGGAGGCATTTTATAACGGGCCGGGCTTGTATGTGGATACGCGTAACGCGACGGGCTCTTTCGATAAAACCGAGCAGTACCAGGCCGATGGAGTGCTGACCTATGCCAAAACATTGGCGGGCAAGCACAACCTGGAAGTAAAGGCAGGTATTTCTTACTTCAATCGGAACAATAGCGGGTTGCGCGCGACCGGTAGAAAAGCGGCGTCCGATCTGGTACCAACCCTTAATGCTTCGGCTGAGCCGGTGGCAGTTGGCGGATCGGACAGCAGTCAGGTATTGATCGGCTATTTTTCGCGGATCAACTACGATTTCGACCAGAAATACCTCTTATCGCTGAGCGCACGTTACGATGGGGCCTCCAACCTGGGGCGCAATAACCAATGGGGCGTTTTTCCAGGCGTGTCTGTTGGCTGGAACCTGCATCGGGAGGAGTTCTGGAAGATGCTGCCGGAAAATCTCCTGCGCGTGAAATTGCGGGCAAGTTACGGCGTGAATGGGAACATCAGCGGCCTGGGCGACTTCACCGCCCAGGGGAATTACAGCGTTGGCAATCAGTATTCGACCAATGCCGCGGTCCTCAATACAACCATCTCCAATGCGGACCTGAAATGGGAACGTTCGAAGACATTTGACGTCGGGGCCGACGTCGGTTTGTTCGGAAACAGGGTCAGTTTGCTTTTTGACTACTACCGCAGGGTGACCGATAACCTGCTGACCTCGCTGAGGCTTCCCATGTCGACCGGTTTTTCGAGCGTACTTACCAACCTGGGAAGCCTGGAAAATAAAGGGGTAGAGCTCGAATTGAGCGCGCGCGTGCTTCCGTCCAGCAGCGCGGTCAACTGGAATGTCTCCTTCAATGCGGCGCAGACCAGGCACAAGATTCTCAGCCTGCCTTACAACGGCATTGAAAACAACCGTATCGGCGGGGTGTACGTCTGGAACCCGGCTACAAATGGCTATGCCTGGATGGGCGGCCTGCAAGAGGGCGGCCGGATCGGCGACATGTATACTTATAAACAATTGAGTATCTACGCCACCGACGAGGAAGCTGCCGCCGGCCCGGTTGACAACCTGGTAACGGGAGCGAACAAGACCAAGTATGGCGGAGATGTGAACTGGCTGGATGCGGATCAGAACAAGGTGATCGATGAAAAAGACAGGGTGTATGTTGGTAATCCCTATCCGGTCTGGACGGGTGGTTTTACCAACTCATTGGAATACAAAGGGATCAGCCTGCTGCTGCGGATGGATTACACGACAGGCCATACGATCCAGAACTATCCCAGGGCGCAGATGATCGGCCAGTTTCAGGGGGAAATAGGGCTGCTTTCGGATGTGAAAAGGTCGTGGCAGACACCCGGCGACATTACCGACATTCCCAGGTTTTACTGGGCCGATCAGCAGGTGCAAAACAACCTGTACCGTGGCGGCATCGGCGGAGGGAACTCGATGTACTATGAAAAGGGCGATTATCTGGCTGTGCGGGAGCTTACCCTGGCATACAGCATACCCAAATCCATCTTAAACAGGGCCAAAATCAACGGTTTGCGGCTTAATGTCACGGCGAACAACCTGCATTACTTCACCGGCTACAAGGGGTTGAACCCCGAGGAAGGCGGAGTGGACCGTGGAAGGTACCCGATACCCCGCTCCATTATCCTGGGCTTGAATATTTCATTGTAA
- a CDS encoding RagB/SusD family nutrient uptake outer membrane protein, giving the protein MKTKYKMLTCLALLCAGVNQSCTDNLDVAPVSVITEASYWKSENDANGALNGLYVLLRRQASENLYLWGEGRSEVMGLGVQGSGGRERYHDNSLDVTTAGPNWLGMYYIVHQANLILKYVPQITFSSEATKNNILAQAYTMRAFTYFTMAKTWGDLPLVTEPTEGYDPASIQKPRTPVKEIFSFIKEDITKAAQLFSESNALAQGRQFWSKPALNALKADVFLWTAKRLGGGEADFNTALAAITEAEKADISLLPKFEDVFDYTNKGNKEILMAVRFKDIEVTDNHYSLMYFPQAFLPSDLDAATKAAIGLPAGQNYWAPSATIRSQFTEDDSRKNASFVEVYTSASGTQKFVGSLAVKFNGFVNSGIRLFLDDVILYRYADLLLMKAEAKNALGQDPSAEINKVRERAYGVAYKQHVFVSGSKDANDEAILRERLFELVFEGKRWWDLVRFGKAFEKIPSLKDRAGKDYLLLFPISEATLSLEPQVKQNPGY; this is encoded by the coding sequence ATGAAGACAAAATATAAAATGCTGACTTGCCTGGCATTGTTATGTGCCGGGGTGAACCAGTCCTGTACCGATAACCTCGATGTTGCGCCTGTGAGCGTGATCACGGAGGCCTCGTACTGGAAATCGGAAAACGACGCGAACGGCGCTTTGAACGGCCTGTATGTGCTTTTGCGAAGACAGGCATCGGAGAACCTGTACCTGTGGGGCGAAGGCCGCAGCGAGGTGATGGGCTTGGGCGTGCAGGGTTCCGGCGGCCGCGAGCGGTATCACGACAACAGCCTGGATGTGACCACGGCCGGGCCCAACTGGCTGGGGATGTATTATATTGTCCACCAGGCCAACCTGATCCTGAAATATGTGCCGCAAATCACCTTTTCCTCCGAGGCGACTAAAAACAATATCCTTGCCCAGGCGTACACGATGCGGGCATTCACGTATTTCACCATGGCCAAAACCTGGGGCGACTTGCCACTGGTAACCGAGCCGACCGAGGGTTACGACCCGGCCTCCATCCAGAAGCCGCGCACACCGGTGAAAGAGATTTTCTCTTTTATCAAGGAGGATATCACAAAGGCTGCCCAGCTTTTTAGTGAATCCAATGCCCTGGCGCAGGGGCGGCAGTTCTGGTCGAAACCTGCCTTGAATGCCCTGAAAGCGGATGTGTTTCTCTGGACCGCCAAGAGGCTTGGCGGGGGCGAGGCGGATTTCAATACCGCGTTGGCAGCCATTACCGAGGCTGAGAAAGCAGATATAAGCCTCCTGCCCAAATTCGAAGATGTTTTTGATTATACTAACAAAGGCAACAAGGAAATTCTGATGGCAGTCCGTTTCAAGGATATCGAAGTGACCGACAACCATTATAGCCTCATGTATTTCCCGCAGGCGTTTTTACCGTCCGATCTGGACGCCGCGACCAAGGCGGCGATCGGTCTGCCGGCGGGCCAGAATTACTGGGCACCGTCCGCGACGATCCGAAGCCAGTTTACGGAAGACGACAGCCGCAAGAATGCCTCTTTTGTCGAAGTATACACCTCGGCGTCGGGCACGCAAAAATTTGTCGGGTCGCTGGCCGTGAAGTTCAATGGTTTTGTCAACTCCGGCATCCGGTTGTTCCTGGACGATGTGATCCTGTACCGCTACGCCGATCTGCTGCTGATGAAGGCGGAAGCAAAAAACGCACTGGGGCAGGATCCCTCCGCTGAAATCAATAAAGTGCGGGAACGGGCCTATGGCGTTGCCTACAAACAACATGTATTCGTAAGCGGTAGCAAGGATGCCAACGACGAAGCCATTCTCCGGGAGCGCCTTTTCGAACTGGTTTTTGAAGGAAAAAGATGGTGGGACCTGGTGCGTTTTGGCAAGGCATTCGAAAAAATACCCTCATTGAAAGACCGCGCCGGTAAAGATTATCTGCTGCTTTTCCCGATTTCAGAAGCTACATTAAGCCTCGAACCGCAGGTCAAGCAAAACCCCGGCTATTAA
- a CDS encoding sialidase family protein, with product MKQLILTALIFLVVASGICTCAQKPSGGEPQLALQLNPGPDNPRNSEGDFITLKNGDILFIYSRYTGSSTSDHAPAYLAGRLSRDGGKTWTSTDRLIVEREGDMNVMSVSLLRLKSGKIALFYLKKNSETDCIPQMRTSSDEGKTWSAPVPCITDKKGYFVLNNSRVIQLSDGRLMMAVALHRAIDGKWQNQATLYSYYSDDQGASWKSSSAVPNNSQIITQEPGLIELKDGRIMMFIRASGGVQQLSYSSDKGASWSHIAPSNIASPLSPASIKRIPGTSDLLLVWNNNDGSQPQTKDKRTPLTVAISKDDGKTWINTRNIETDPDGWYCYIAIHFTKNDVLLGYCAGSQAKKTHLSVTNVKRFPQKWLYQ from the coding sequence ATGAAACAATTAATTCTTACTGCTCTTATCTTCCTGGTTGTTGCGTCGGGCATTTGCACATGCGCCCAAAAGCCGTCGGGCGGTGAGCCGCAGCTTGCATTGCAGCTCAACCCGGGTCCGGATAATCCAAGAAACAGTGAAGGAGATTTTATCACACTCAAAAACGGTGATATCCTTTTTATATACAGCCGTTACACCGGCAGCTCCACCAGCGACCATGCGCCTGCATACCTGGCCGGAAGACTGTCCCGCGACGGTGGTAAGACATGGACTTCTACCGACAGGCTGATCGTGGAGCGGGAAGGCGATATGAATGTGATGTCCGTATCGCTGCTCCGGTTGAAGAGTGGGAAAATTGCCCTGTTTTACTTGAAAAAGAATTCGGAGACGGACTGTATTCCACAGATGAGGACTTCATCCGACGAAGGTAAGACGTGGAGTGCGCCGGTGCCCTGCATTACCGACAAGAAAGGATATTTCGTATTGAACAACAGCCGGGTGATCCAGTTGTCCGATGGCCGGCTGATGATGGCTGTCGCACTGCATCGCGCTATCGACGGCAAATGGCAGAACCAGGCCACACTGTACAGCTATTATTCCGATGACCAGGGCGCGAGCTGGAAGTCGTCTTCGGCAGTACCTAATAACTCACAGATTATTACGCAGGAACCGGGGCTGATCGAATTGAAGGACGGCCGGATTATGATGTTCATTCGCGCGAGCGGTGGTGTACAGCAGTTGTCTTATTCATCCGACAAAGGAGCCAGCTGGTCCCATATAGCGCCTAGCAACATTGCCTCGCCGCTGTCACCGGCTTCTATCAAAAGAATTCCCGGCACGTCCGATCTGCTGCTGGTGTGGAATAACAACGACGGCAGCCAGCCCCAGACGAAGGACAAGCGCACGCCGCTTACCGTGGCTATTTCCAAAGACGATGGTAAAACCTGGATCAACACCCGGAACATCGAAACCGATCCGGATGGCTGGTACTGCTATATCGCGATCCATTTTACCAAAAATGACGTGCTGCTGGGCTATTGTGCCGGAAGCCAGGCGAAAAAGACACATTTATCGGTGACGAACGTGAAGCGTTTCCCGCAAAAATGGTTGTACCAGTAA
- a CDS encoding SGNH/GDSL hydrolase family protein, with product MREHHHRSRRFFLLRALAGAFAGLLPARATAHVRTRKKVASAEEDLKKIAALLNGKTRGVWVFTGDSITQGAKHTHGHRSYPEIFAERLRWELARAGDIVVNTGMSGHTTRQVLNDMEWRVGQFRPGVVSVMLGTNDCARNQVTLADFEANLVLIVAQVRAMNAVPILHTPNPIIAGKAPERASLPEYVAVIRKVSLRENTILVDHDAEWNAGIANRSAEAIHREWLNDPLHPNQTGHQQLAAALFKALNIFDPAQPTCGAAYYEGAH from the coding sequence ATGAGAGAACATCATCATCGTTCACGGAGGTTTTTCCTCCTGCGTGCGCTGGCTGGCGCGTTTGCGGGCCTGTTGCCCGCCCGGGCGACCGCGCATGTACGTACGCGCAAGAAAGTAGCCTCGGCAGAAGAGGATCTGAAAAAGATCGCTGCTTTGCTGAACGGCAAAACGCGCGGTGTCTGGGTTTTTACCGGGGACAGCATTACCCAGGGAGCCAAGCACACCCACGGGCATCGGAGTTATCCTGAAATTTTCGCGGAGCGCCTACGCTGGGAACTGGCGCGGGCAGGCGACATCGTCGTCAATACCGGCATGAGCGGGCACACGACCCGGCAGGTTCTGAATGATATGGAATGGCGTGTGGGGCAATTCAGGCCCGGAGTGGTATCGGTCATGCTGGGAACCAACGATTGCGCGCGCAACCAGGTAACCCTGGCGGATTTTGAAGCGAACCTGGTATTGATCGTAGCGCAGGTCCGTGCGATGAATGCCGTGCCGATCCTCCACACGCCCAACCCGATCATCGCCGGAAAGGCCCCGGAACGCGCGTCGCTCCCTGAGTACGTGGCGGTGATCCGAAAAGTTTCCCTGCGGGAAAATACAATCCTAGTGGATCATGACGCCGAATGGAATGCCGGGATAGCAAACCGGTCGGCCGAGGCAATTCATCGTGAATGGCTGAACGATCCGCTGCATCCCAATCAGACCGGGCATCAGCAGTTGGCGGCAGCCCTTTTTAAAGCACTGAACATTTTTGACCCAGCTCAACCTACCTGCGGAGCAGCCTATTATGAAGGAGCACATTGA
- a CDS encoding M14 family metallopeptidase, giving the protein MTQLNLPAEQPIMKEHIENELTTFIAAEQQGPAVLISAGVHGDEYEPMVAAAELAATLPGILTRGQVTVVTVVNPDAYGHGTRQGSDGLDLARICPGSLNGSISEAYAARISSLIEQADYYVDMHTGGLTYEIHPLAGYMLHPDESILDIQRQMARCFCVPVIWGTDYRPEGRTLSVARDANVPAVYLEFGGGTGFRRPVVDTYVDGVINLLRFLGMVDGKVSRSPEPYWLEDHRPDSGYLQGKMPSPADGILMTEVALGETVRAGQCFGRIFDPVSGASHSVYADVAGIVFLKRAIVKVKSGDALGGHFAHY; this is encoded by the coding sequence TTGACCCAGCTCAACCTACCTGCGGAGCAGCCTATTATGAAGGAGCACATTGAAAACGAACTAACCACCTTCATCGCCGCGGAGCAGCAGGGCCCCGCCGTGCTGATTTCCGCCGGCGTGCATGGCGACGAGTACGAGCCCATGGTTGCGGCAGCTGAGCTTGCTGCAACTTTGCCGGGAATACTGACGCGCGGCCAGGTCACGGTGGTCACGGTCGTAAATCCCGACGCCTATGGGCATGGGACACGGCAAGGCAGCGACGGCCTGGATCTGGCCCGGATTTGTCCGGGTAGCCTCAACGGGTCGATTTCCGAAGCCTATGCCGCCCGGATCAGCTCGTTGATAGAACAGGCCGATTACTATGTGGATATGCACACAGGCGGGTTGACCTACGAAATCCACCCGTTGGCGGGATATATGCTGCATCCCGACGAAAGCATTCTGGATATCCAGCGGCAAATGGCCCGCTGTTTCTGTGTGCCGGTGATTTGGGGTACCGATTACCGGCCGGAGGGGCGGACTCTATCGGTCGCAAGAGACGCAAACGTTCCGGCTGTTTACCTGGAATTCGGCGGCGGGACCGGGTTCCGCCGACCAGTAGTCGATACCTATGTGGACGGGGTGATAAATCTGCTCAGGTTTCTGGGGATGGTTGATGGGAAGGTTAGCCGGTCGCCCGAACCTTATTGGCTGGAAGATCACCGTCCCGACAGCGGCTATCTTCAGGGGAAAATGCCTTCGCCTGCCGATGGTATCCTGATGACCGAGGTCGCATTGGGGGAGACAGTACGCGCAGGCCAATGTTTCGGACGCATTTTCGATCCGGTGTCCGGTGCTAGCCATTCGGTGTATGCGGATGTTGCGGGAATTGTCTTTCTCAAAAGAGCTATCGTGAAAGTGAAGTCCGGCGATGCGCTGGGGGGGCATTTTGCCCATTATTAA
- a CDS encoding SDR family oxidoreductase, which yields MNRDQVVLVTGATGGIGRATARAFASAGCGLVLTDIDLSQLAALEEELKADHNQQIISLPGDLGETGFWKELIANTFAKCGTVDVLVNNAAWRTIETMRTIPVETWEKTLRICLTAPAFLSQAVAMRMEALKRPAVIVNVSSMMADRPAGTSPAYIAAKGALDSLTSELAVTYGRSGIRVVGVSPGYVETALSRDYRDADGDDVSARLIDAVNDSVPLGRGASPEEIAAAICWLASEGASYITGTTLVIDGGFKPNFSGYSIKRNQFPDQF from the coding sequence ATGAATAGGGACCAGGTGGTATTGGTTACCGGTGCTACCGGGGGAATTGGCCGGGCCACAGCCAGGGCATTTGCCTCGGCGGGTTGCGGACTGGTGTTAACCGACATAGACCTATCGCAATTGGCGGCACTGGAAGAGGAGTTGAAAGCTGACCATAATCAGCAGATCATATCGTTGCCCGGCGATTTGGGCGAAACCGGTTTTTGGAAGGAGCTTATAGCCAATACTTTTGCAAAATGCGGAACTGTCGATGTGCTGGTCAATAATGCAGCCTGGCGGACGATCGAAACCATGCGGACAATTCCGGTTGAAACCTGGGAGAAAACCCTGCGCATTTGCCTGACCGCGCCGGCGTTCCTCTCGCAAGCGGTGGCAATGCGAATGGAAGCATTGAAGCGACCGGCTGTGATTGTGAACGTGTCGAGTATGATGGCCGACCGGCCTGCCGGCACGTCCCCGGCCTACATTGCCGCGAAGGGCGCACTCGACAGCCTGACCTCCGAGCTGGCGGTGACTTACGGGCGCAGCGGGATCAGAGTGGTAGGCGTGAGCCCGGGGTACGTCGAGACCGCATTGAGCCGCGACTACAGGGATGCTGACGGAGACGATGTAAGCGCGCGGCTGATCGACGCGGTAAATGATAGTGTGCCCTTGGGAAGAGGGGCGAGCCCTGAGGAAATCGCAGCCGCAATATGCTGGCTGGCCTCGGAGGGAGCCTCTTACATCACCGGAACGACATTGGTCATTGACGGTGGTTTTAAACCCAATTTCAGCGGGTATAGTATAAAAAGAAACCAATTCCCTGATCAATTTTGA
- a CDS encoding pyridoxal-phosphate dependent enzyme produces MKNIWRHASLLPQVAAESRVLLGEAETPLVRSQSIGAALGLDALYFKLENLNPTGSYKDRFAAVLVTEMNMRGQKVCIATSSGNTGAALSAYCAAAGIRCVIVAVDGAPVQKVRQMQLYGAEVIMVKDFGKDPQTTTFVFDQLEALCRLHNLPLPISAYRYCPSAMRGVETIAAEIAEVLPAGAQIFAPAGGGGLTLAVCRGAERSGAGFTVHCVQPEGNNTIVGALRNGEAAAVPVNASTTAVSGLQVASVIDGDAVIGHCRRSGGNGYSVSDEQVFAWQRALAQREGIFCEPAGAVALAGVENALRKNELDKSRSVVCLVTGSGFKDMNAVDQRFQLPPTDAMPSHQWIKTIQTLFNQDYA; encoded by the coding sequence TTGAAAAACATCTGGAGACATGCTTCCCTGTTGCCACAGGTGGCGGCAGAAAGCCGGGTTTTGCTCGGTGAAGCCGAGACCCCGTTGGTACGTTCGCAGAGTATCGGGGCCGCTCTGGGTTTGGATGCATTGTATTTCAAACTGGAAAACCTTAATCCGACCGGCTCGTACAAGGACCGGTTTGCGGCCGTGCTGGTTACCGAAATGAATATGCGCGGACAAAAAGTGTGCATTGCTACATCGAGCGGCAACACCGGGGCAGCGCTGAGCGCCTATTGCGCGGCCGCCGGTATCCGTTGTGTGATCGTAGCAGTGGACGGGGCGCCGGTGCAGAAAGTGCGGCAAATGCAGCTCTATGGGGCCGAAGTGATCATGGTGAAAGACTTTGGCAAAGATCCGCAGACCACCACATTCGTTTTCGATCAGCTGGAAGCGCTTTGCCGTTTGCATAACCTTCCTCTGCCGATTAGCGCCTACCGGTATTGTCCGTCCGCCATGAGGGGCGTCGAAACAATCGCAGCGGAAATAGCCGAAGTGCTGCCGGCCGGTGCGCAGATTTTTGCGCCGGCCGGTGGCGGGGGCCTCACGCTGGCGGTATGCCGGGGAGCAGAGCGGTCGGGAGCCGGTTTCACGGTGCATTGCGTGCAGCCGGAAGGAAACAATACGATTGTGGGCGCGCTGCGGAACGGCGAAGCTGCGGCAGTTCCGGTAAATGCCTCCACAACGGCCGTCAGCGGCTTGCAGGTGGCCAGCGTGATCGACGGCGATGCGGTAATAGGGCATTGCCGGCGGTCGGGCGGCAACGGGTACAGCGTCAGCGACGAGCAGGTGTTTGCCTGGCAACGGGCATTGGCCCAAAGAGAGGGTATTTTCTGCGAGCCCGCCGGGGCGGTAGCGCTGGCAGGAGTGGAAAATGCCCTTAGAAAAAACGAACTGGACAAAAGCCGCTCGGTAGTGTGCCTGGTAACCGGCAGCGGTTTTAAGGATATGAATGCGGTGGACCAGCGTTTTCAACTCCCTCCGACGGACGCAATGCCGTCACATCAATGGATAAAAACAATTCAAACTCTTTTTAATCAAGATTATGCGTGA
- a CDS encoding dihydrodipicolinate synthase family protein, which yields MREQSSIFQGLWPALFTPVNPDGSLNPKELEKLIELLIAQKVDGLYLLGSTGQGFLFSEEERKQITRLTLEIAGKRIPVMVQVGALNTEESIRLARHAADHGADGISAVGPIYYGASADMAFEHYRRIAQATDVPFFPYQIGNAANMQVIDRLLTLPQVQGMKLTTDKMLEISTIKNRAGEQWKLFSGADELMCQAALCGTVGAIGTSYNLFGPTCKYIRESFLAGETMHAMEYMLTFQKFIETIIPVIWSFFNRAMYLRYNIVIGEPKPPLLAKPLPWTDDQIMAMMEEIENFYTPVS from the coding sequence ATGCGTGAGCAAAGTTCTATTTTTCAGGGCCTGTGGCCTGCGCTTTTTACACCGGTAAACCCGGACGGAAGCCTTAATCCGAAGGAGCTCGAAAAGCTCATCGAATTGTTGATCGCCCAAAAGGTGGATGGACTGTATCTGCTGGGTTCGACAGGCCAGGGGTTCCTTTTCTCAGAAGAAGAGCGCAAGCAGATTACCCGGCTGACGTTGGAAATAGCCGGAAAACGTATTCCGGTGATGGTACAGGTGGGCGCCCTCAATACGGAAGAGTCCATACGCCTGGCACGGCACGCCGCCGACCATGGTGCCGACGGCATTTCGGCTGTCGGTCCGATCTATTACGGCGCGTCGGCCGACATGGCTTTTGAGCATTACCGGCGCATCGCTCAGGCTACAGACGTTCCTTTCTTTCCCTATCAGATTGGCAATGCCGCCAATATGCAGGTGATCGACCGGCTGCTGACCCTGCCGCAGGTACAGGGGATGAAATTGACAACCGACAAAATGTTGGAAATCAGTACGATCAAAAACAGGGCAGGGGAGCAATGGAAACTGTTCAGCGGGGCCGATGAGCTGATGTGCCAGGCCGCGCTTTGCGGTACTGTGGGAGCGATCGGTACGAGCTACAATCTGTTTGGCCCTACTTGCAAATACATCAGGGAGTCGTTCCTGGCCGGAGAAACGATGCATGCCATGGAGTATATGCTTACTTTTCAGAAGTTTATCGAGACGATCATTCCGGTTATATGGTCCTTTTTCAATCGTGCGATGTATTTACGCTATAATATCGTCATTGGTGAACCCAAGCCGCCATTGCTGGCTAAGCCCCTTCCATGGACCGACGATCAGATCATGGCCATGATGGAGGAAATAGAGAATTTCTATACGCCCGTCAGCTAA